From Mustela nigripes isolate SB6536 chromosome 13, MUSNIG.SB6536, whole genome shotgun sequence, one genomic window encodes:
- the TEX22 gene encoding testis-expressed protein 22, whose product MERREPRAHGPAGKAPRQASPVRSPSRAWGRPSAPSGGPRVRTQDWVCEPPESRPASRRWSISIHERRQLATQDGGEEPGTGGPDPHYRDIVRLLAQLVSEDVDKDVLLPHPQRSSESAEAFHAFLARSSPFWHTATSEAQVSRCRAFHGAQH is encoded by the exons ATGGAGCGTCGGGAGCCCCGGGCTCACGGCCCCGCGGGGAAGGCGCCCCGGCAGGCCTCGCCCGTCCGGAGCCCGAGCAGGGCCTGGGGCCGGCCCAGCGCCCCGAGCGGAGGGCCGCGGGTGCGGACTCAGGACTGG GTGTGCGAGCCCCCCGAGAGCAGGCCCGCGAGCCGCCGCTGGAGCATCAGCATCCACGAGCGCCGGCAGCTGGCCACGCAGGACGGCGGGGAGGAGCCGGGCACCGGTGGGCCTGACCCCCACTAcagg GACATCGTGCGGCTCTTGGCGCAGCTGGTGTCCGAGGACGTGGACAAGGACGTGCTCCTGCCCCACCCACAGAGGTCCTCTGAGTCCGCTGAGGCCTTCCACGCCTTCCTGGCCCGCAGCTCGCCTTTCTGGCACACGGCGACCTCGGAGGCGCAGGTCTCGAG GTGCCGTGCCTTCCACGGGGCCCAGCACTGA